The following proteins are encoded in a genomic region of Hirundo rustica isolate bHirRus1 chromosome 3, bHirRus1.pri.v3, whole genome shotgun sequence:
- the LOC120750012 gene encoding uncharacterized protein LOC120750012, with the protein MQRMPQKLQELQSWNMIPTSHSSGGAQISEKSREAELEEALRSSVTTSRLQVNHSVHEELQVCSSCCLIIVDPLPGNFNHHQVLGWDICLKQKHKPITRREVQLSGLVSDTGDANLWQKTSCCPQHLLCPSSSHETLIWVELWREAEAVQGSGSCWEGARGRSLPTQRSSNLHLLPFCSILTAVTKAPLFPALPGFCPTPPRPRQGRTLVPQPGAAPLEAESAPWIQDSTAGDPPLWGCAAVTPSIINLDNRTEPQPATLALYSSTLCLFLQCF; encoded by the exons ATGCAGAGGATGCCACAGAAATTgcaagagctgcagagctggaatatGATCCCCACAAGCCACTCCTCAGGAGGAGCACAAATCTCT GAAAAGTCTAGGgaagctgagttggaagaggCACTGAGGAGCAGTGTCACCACAAGCAGGCTGCAGGTGAACCACAGTGTGCATGAAGAGCTGCAAGTCTGCAGCAGCTGTTGTTTAATCATTGTGGATCCATTGCCAG GGAACTTCAACCACCATCAGGTCTTAGGCTGGGATATCTGCTTGAAGCAAAAGCACAAACCTATAACCAGACGTGAAGTGCAGCTGTCAGGACTGGTGTCAGACACAGGCGATGCAAATCTCTGGCAGAAAACCAGCTGCTGTCCTCAGCATTTGCTTTGCCCATCCTCCAGCCATGAGACACTCATCTGGGTAGAGCTGTGGAGGGAGGCTGAGGCGGTGCAGGGAAGCGGCTCCTGCTGGGAAGGGGCGAGAGGGAGGAGTCTCCCTACCCAGCGCTCCTCAAACTTGCAccttcttcctttctgctcCATCTTGACAGCTGTGACCAAGGCTCCTcttttccctgcacttcctgGTTTTTGCCCCACTCCCCCCCGCCCCAGGCAAGGAAGGACACTGGTCCCAcagcctggggcagctcctCTGGAGGCTGAGTCAGCTCCATGGATACAGGACAGCACTGCTGGAGACCCACCCTTGTGGGGGTGTGCAGCTGTGACGCCCAGCATCATTAACTTGGATAATAGGACTGAGCCACAGCCAGCCACCCTGGCTTTGTATAGCTCCAcgctgtgtttgtttttgcagtGTTTCTGA